In the genome of Vicia villosa cultivar HV-30 ecotype Madison, WI linkage group LG7, Vvil1.0, whole genome shotgun sequence, one region contains:
- the LOC131617394 gene encoding dehydrodolichyl diphosphate synthase 2-like, whose translation MSALRLPIPLQKTLITYSTPNTTISYNSNHYSYQNFLPYSSEVSKPVTKRCTISMAFKHEVKDETFPVLEALPADLQAELMPNHVAVIMDGNGRWAKMKGLSASAGHDAGMKSFKRMLRLCYSWGIRVLSVFVFSTDNWNRPKVEVEFLFELVERLIHSQIEEWKRDGIKISMIGDTSKLPSSLQRTITSAEEITKENSKFQIIMAVNYGGKSDVVQACKSLAKKVKNDLILLEDIDENILENELETNCTEFPYPELLIRTSGELRISNFLLWQLAYTEFFFNKILWPDFGKDEFIEALISFQHRKKRYMVVDLIN comes from the exons ATGTCTGCGTTAAGACTCCCCATTCCATTACAGAAAACTCTAATAACATATTCTACACCAAACACAACCATCTCTTATAATTCTAATCATTACTCTTATCAAAATTTTCTTCCATATTCTTCTGAAGTTTCTAAACCCGTTACCAAACGCTGCACAATCTCCATGGCTTTTAAGCATGAAGTGAAAGATGAAACTTTTCCCGTTTTGGAGGCATTGCCTGCAGATCTGCAGGCGGAGCTGATGCCGAACCATGTGGCGGTGATAATGGATGGGAATGGGAGGTGGGCAAAGATGAAAGGGTTATCGGCGTCTGCCGGTCACGATGCCGGTATGAAGTCGTTCAAAAGGATGTTGAGGCTATGTTATAGCTGGGGAATAAGGGTTCTCTCAGTTTTTGTGTTCTCTACTGATAACTGGAATAGGCCCAAG GTGGAAGTTGAATTCTTGTTTGAACTCGTGGAAAGATTAATACATTCTCAAATTGAAGAATGGAAAAG GGATGGAATTAAAATATCTATGATTGGAGATACATCAAAGCTCCCTAGTTCTTTGCAAAGAACAATAACTAGTGCTGAGGAAATTACAAAggaaaattcaaaattccaaattaTTATGGCGGTTAACTATGGTGGAAAATCCGATGTTGTCCAAGCATGTAAAAGTTTAGCCAAGAAAGTGAAAAATGATCTTATTCTTTTAGAAGATATTGATGAAAACATACTTGAAAATGAGCTGGAGACAAACTGCACTGAGTTTCCTTATCCGGAATTACTGATCCGGACAAGTGGAGAACTTAGAATTAGTAATTTTTTGTTATGGCAATTGGCATATACAGAATTTTTCTTTAACAAAATACTTTGGCCAGATTTTGGGAAGGATGAGTTTATAGAAGCTTTAATATCATTTCAACATAGAAAGAAACGTTATATGGTGGTGGatcttattaattaa